The proteins below are encoded in one region of Candidatus Zixiibacteriota bacterium:
- a CDS encoding MtnX-like HAD-IB family phosphatase, with protein MKNAKINKITVFSDFDGTISTRDVGNRLFHHFSEGKSEEAVRHWKLNEIDSRECLLQEAAAMRKITETELFEFIDSFEIDPTFIDFVEYMRHKEMPLYLLSDGLDIYIYRLLQKYKLDGLEVFANSARLINGRLKFTFPYYDKSCGGCANCKGYHIRNLRQQYSRAVYIGDGRSDVCALDEADIIFAKDYLAEYCREHKIEFLPFNNFSVITEVLAEKIGR; from the coding sequence GTGAAAAATGCGAAAATCAATAAAATAACAGTGTTCTCTGATTTTGACGGAACGATATCGACTCGCGATGTAGGCAATCGCCTCTTTCATCATTTTTCCGAGGGCAAATCGGAAGAAGCCGTCCGCCACTGGAAACTAAACGAAATCGATTCTCGGGAGTGTTTGCTTCAGGAGGCGGCGGCTATGCGAAAAATCACCGAAACGGAATTATTTGAATTCATTGACAGTTTTGAAATCGACCCAACATTTATTGATTTTGTCGAGTACATGCGTCACAAAGAAATGCCTCTATATCTACTTTCAGACGGTCTTGATATATATATTTATCGATTGCTTCAAAAGTATAAACTGGATGGTTTGGAAGTCTTCGCCAATTCCGCCCGACTGATTAATGGGCGACTGAAGTTTACATTTCCCTATTATGATAAGAGTTGTGGCGGATGCGCTAATTGTAAAGGGTATCATATCAGAAATCTTCGTCAACAATATAGCAGGGCCGTATATATTGGCGACGGCAGGTCTGATGTTTGCGCGCTTGACGAAGCCGATATTATTTTTGCCAAAGATTATCTCGCCGAATATTGCCGCGAACATAAAATTGAATTCTTGCCATTTAATAATTTTTCTGTTATAACTGAAGTGCTGGCCGAAAAAATCGGCCGCTAA